In Populus nigra chromosome 10, ddPopNigr1.1, whole genome shotgun sequence, the following proteins share a genomic window:
- the LOC133704108 gene encoding sister chromatid cohesion 1 protein 1, translated as MFYSHQLLARKAPLGQIWMAATMHAKINRKKLNKLNIIRICEEILNPSVPMALRLSGILMGGVVIVYERKVKLLYDDVTRLLVEINEAWKVKVAPDPTVLPKGKSQARKEAVTLPENQETDVGEIEQSLNYSNAATTTMGFQQTAYFTMRLDNVDEPFVNNDTREGDASHHLHQADADNITLFERFDSYQADADAYNRFERFDIEGDEETQVNFTSADHMDIPTTLIPSPHEQDEAQRAEENQDHHPEFQVNQQSNECKGARQDQQKQRPIKRKTRRQATTTVDYEQTIIPGHVYQSWLQNASDIVSRRGRKRKARMGIMSTKKISNLMELPPTVLIDDNGNREIYYPAPLLELWTKSTQPPHDSPSEERTSAPLPPEPSKSSPPDTVNYQDPTGYTFDDVHSGVGSQSLGTSMEKMRTNVVNDELSMDILMEELKANLRNNGVRMTEANMATPRNSGDGLGSIPSSGSGHGIPPHYLEVNLGRSSKKGRHSSSRHSGSSLETVVEEDPWRFADPNFELSRLSENGPTPDQELLVETEPTQTQHHVVGQPVDKIADSIRMQMKTHFETPGAPQVESLNNLAAGMNTKAAALLFYQTCVLASRDFLKVEQKVPYGDILISKGAKMH; from the exons atgttttactcACACCAGCTTCTAGCTCGCAAAGCACCTCTTGGCCAGATATG GATGGCTGCAACCATGCATGCGAAGATCAACCGAAAGAAGCTCAATAAGCTCAACATCATCCGTATCtg TGAAGAGATTTTGAATCCCTCAGTGCCTATGGCTCTTAGACTCTCTGGAATTCTCATGG GTGGAGTTGTTATTGTCTATGAACGAAAAGTGAAGCTCCTCTATG ATGATGTAACCCGCCTGCTG GTTGAAATAAACGAAGCATGGAAAGTGAAGGTAGCCCCAGACCCCACTGTCCTTCCTAAGGGAAAATCACAGGCCAG GAAAGAGGCAGTGACTTTACCAGAGAACCAAGAAACAGATGTGGGAGAAATTGAGCAATCCCTTAATTACTCCAATGCTGCAACCACCACCATGGGTTTTCAACAAACAGCCTATTTCACCATG CGGCTTGACAATGTGGATGAACCGTTTGTTAACAATGATACCAGGGAGGGAGATGCATCCCATCACTTACATCAAG CTGATGCCGACAACATCACGTTATTTGAACGTTTTGATTCATACCAGGCTGATGCTGATGCGTACAATCGCTTTGAAAG ATTTGATATTGAAGGGGATGAAGAGACACAGGTGAACTTCACTTCAGCAGATCATATGGATATCCCAACTACTCTCATACCCTCCCCACATGAACAAGACGAAGCTCAAAGAG CGGAAGAAAACCAAGACCATCATCCAGAATTCCAAGTCAATCAACAATCTAATGAATGCAAGGGAGCCAGGCAG GATCAGCAGAAGCAAAGGCcaattaaaaggaaaacaagaaGACAAGCAACTACTACCGTTGATTATGAACAAACCATTATTCCAGGTCATGTATACCAGTCATGGCTTCAAAATGCTTCTGACATTGTCTCAAGGAGAGGAAGAAAGAGGAAG GCACGCATGGGTATTATgtccactaaaaaaatatctaacctCATGGAGCTCCCACCTACTGTTCTTATTGATGATAATGGAAATAGAGAAATCTATTATCCAGCTCCTCTTCTGGAACTTTGGACCAAAAGTACCCAGCCTCCTCATGACTCCCCTTCTG AAGAAAGGACTTCTGCACCACTGCCACCAGAACCATCAAAATCGTCACCACCAGACACAGTAAATTATCAAGATCCAACTGGATAT ACCTTTGATGATGTTCATAGTGGAGTTGGCTCTCAGTCACTGGGTACTTCGATGGAGAAGATGAGAACAAACGTTGTGAATGATGAGCTATCCATGGATATCCTCATGGAAGAACTAAAAGCCAACCTTAGGAACAATGGTGTGAGGATGACTGAAGCCAATATGGCAACACCTAGGAATTCTG GAGATGGATTGGGGTCCATTCCAAGCTCTGGATCAGGGCATGGCATTCCACCACATTATTTGGAAGTCAATTTAGGACG ATCAAGTAAGAAAGGACGTCATTCCTCATCCAGACACAGTGGCAGTAGTCTCGAGACAGTAGTTGAAGAGGATCCTTGGCGGTTTGCTGATCCAAATTTTGAGCTATCAAGGCTGTCTGAGAATGGCCCAACACCTGATCAAG AACTGTTGGTTGAAACTGAACCTACACAAACCCAACATCATGTTGTTGGTCAGCCTGTTGACAAGATAGCTGATTCTATCCGAAT GCAAATGAAAACGCATTTTGAAACGCCAGGAGCCCCTCAAGTAGAATCCCTGAACAACCTGGCTGCTGGAATGAACACAAAAGCAGCAGCTCTGCTGTTTTATCAAACTTGTG TTCTTGCGTCACGTGATTTCCTTAAAGTTGAACAAAAGGTGCCTTATGGGGATATTCTCATCTCTAAAGGAGCCAAGATGCATTAA
- the LOC133706058 gene encoding uncharacterized protein At5g39865-like, translated as MWLNWLRSPSRFPPSPRSQPPSPRFCCSSFKDIQTLVTEEPEPISPKSPSLFHRVRISTSVLRSWAHRHAHPSTKQSISLPTHLDQHIILYFTSLRIVRRTFEDCRAVRSILRGFRVQIDERDLSMDGMYLDELQEIIGSKKVTLPIVFIGGKYIGGVKEISELHESGDLKKLIGGLPLSVTNACDTCGGLRFVLCEQCSGSHKIYTAKFGFKNCTACNVNGLIRCPTCVPSLRRRRSSSS; from the coding sequence ATGTGGCTCAACTGGTTAAGATCGCCCTCAAGATTTCCCCCCTCCCCGAGATCACAACCTCCGTCACCAAGATTCTGTTGCTCTTCCTTCAAGGATATCCAAACCCTCGTCACTGAAGAACCCGAACCCATTTCCCCCAAATCGCCCTCCCTTTTCCACCGGGTCCGTATCTCCACTTCAGTCCTCCGTTCATGGGCCCACCGCCATGCACACCCATCGACCAAGCAATCTATTTCACTGCCAACCCACCTGGACCAACACATCATTCTATACTTTACTAGTCTCCGCATTGTCCGCAGAACCTTTGAGGATTGCAGGGCCGTCAGATCCATCCTCCGTGGGTTTCGTGTCCAGATAGACGAACGTGATTTATCGATGGACGGTATGTATTTAGACGAGTTACAAGAGATTATTGGGTCAAAAAAAGTTACTTTACCAATTGTTTTCATCGGAGGAAAATATATTGGCGGGGTCAAGGAAATCTCCGAATTACATGAGAGTGGAGATTTGAAGAAGCTGATTGGCGGGTTACCGCTTTCTGTCACCAATGCCTGTGATACATGCGGAGGGCTCAGATTTGTTCTCTGCGAACAGTGTAGTGGGAGCCACAAGATCTACACCGCCAAGTTCGGGTTCAAAAACTGCACTGCTTGCAATGTTAACGGTCTGATTAGATGCCCCACTTGCGTTCCTTCGCTACGTAGGCGCAGGTCATCATCATCTTAG